A DNA window from Labilithrix sp. contains the following coding sequences:
- a CDS encoding tRNA-(ms[2]io[6]A)-hydroxylase, protein MLCLRQTTDEAWAREAIKDLDAVLVDHAHCEMKAATNALSLVVRHPQDLGLVRALTAIAQEELEHFDRVVAFLAKRGLALGVPPVDDYAAQLRRAMNALPPSELPLLANRLLVGALIEARSCERFKLLLSALPADCADDLRVFYQELFECEAKHYRQYVDLAKQAAGPLAALVEPRLELLAEAEARIVRGLAESDQRGAVHG, encoded by the coding sequence ATGCTCTGTCTCCGACAGACCACCGACGAGGCGTGGGCGCGGGAGGCGATCAAGGACCTCGACGCCGTCCTCGTCGATCACGCGCACTGCGAGATGAAGGCGGCGACCAACGCGCTCTCGCTCGTCGTGCGCCATCCGCAGGACCTCGGTCTCGTCCGCGCGCTCACCGCGATCGCGCAAGAGGAGCTCGAGCACTTCGATCGCGTCGTGGCGTTCCTCGCGAAGCGGGGGCTCGCGCTCGGGGTCCCGCCGGTCGACGACTACGCGGCGCAGCTCCGGCGCGCGATGAACGCGCTGCCGCCGAGCGAGCTCCCGCTCCTCGCGAACCGCCTGCTCGTGGGGGCGCTCATCGAGGCGCGGTCGTGCGAGCGGTTCAAGCTCCTGCTCTCCGCGCTGCCGGCGGACTGCGCGGACGATTTGCGTGTATTTTACCAGGAGCTGTTCGAGTGCGAGGCGAAGCACTACCGCCAGTACGTCGACCTCGCGAAGCAGGCCGCGGGTCCGCTCGCGGCGCTGGTCGAGCCGAGGCTCGAGCTCCTCGCCGAGGCGGAGGCGCGGATCGTGCGCGGGCTCGCGGAGAGCGATCAGCGCGGGGCGGTCCACGGATGA